CCGATCTTTGTTGGACGTCTTGACGCCAAAAATAAATTGGCTTTTGTTGAAGGCACCGTCACAAAACCCGTCGCTGACACCAGTGACGGAGATAGTATTGAGTCCATCGCGTGGCGCCAGTGCAATGCCATGCTCAAAGCATGGCTCCGCAATGTTATCGACTCAAAGCTTCATCCTAGTATCACCTTTTCTGCCACTGTGACGGAAATTTGGAATGAATTAAAAGACCGTTTTTCAGTCGGAAACGCACCTCGAGTTCACCAACCAAAAATGATCTCAATGATTAAAACGGGGGGAAGCAATCGGTCGTTGAGTACTACACTCAATTAAAAACTATATGGGATGAATTAACCAATTACAGTCGGGTTCCCCCATGTACTTGCGGGGCTGGAGCGGCCCTGGccaaagagcgaaaggaagaaaAGGTACACCACTTTCTTATGGGATTGGATAGTACCCTATACGGGCATCTTCGGACGAATTTATTAATGGAAGATAACATCACCTCTCTCACCGCTTATGCTATTGTCTTGCGTGAAGAACGTCCACAACACATCACACACGAGCAAAAGAGGAGCAAAGTGAGGCCGCCATGGCTGTCAAGCATAGCCACGTGCAAGGCGGGGGACGAGGAAACCCGTCGCCTACGAGAATCTCCGAGCCTACCCGACCACCACCACCCCAATGCACCTACTGTGACCGCTATTTCCATACCGAAGAATTTTGTTATCAAAAGCATGGCTACCCTTCTAGGGGACGAGGCCGTGGTAGAGGTCGTGGTCGTGGTGGACGTGGAGCAGGTCGTACAGGCCGCGGCAGCAACACTCAAGCTGCGAATGCTGCGACTGTTGAAACTGAGACTGCCAATCAGCCTACTCAGGGACTGACAGCAGATGAGTTGTTACGAGTACGCACTCTCTTAGGAAGCAAATCAGACGGTAATCAAGCATCATCATCAGGTATACACAATACAACTCCTGGTGAATGGATACTCGATAGCGGTGCCTCGCACCATATGACAGGCCGTTCTGATTTACTGGAAAATCGATGGAAAAGCTCACCATCACGAGTTGGCCTCCCTGACGGGAACCACATCTTTGCTTCCGAGCATGGACGAGTAACTTTGAGTGACAAATTCGTCCTTAAAGATGTGCTATATGTCCCAAGTTTAAATTGTGATTTGATTTCCATAAAGCAACTCATCGAGGAAAATAATTGTGTAGTCATATTTAATAAAAACTATTGTATTTTGCAGGACCAATCTATGACGATGCAGTTGGATCAGGTGAGCATCGCAACGGGGTTTATTATTTGAAGACGGAATCTGAGAATAGTATTGCAACAACTCGGCTTGATGAGGATGCTCGGTTATGGCATAGGAGACTTGGACATCCGTCTCATAGTATTTTACCTTATTTTTCTAGTTTAGTTGGCAATAAATTATCTTGGAATAATACTTATGTTTGTGATTCGTGTTGCCGAGCCAAGCAAACTCGGTCGATTTTTACAATTAATAATAAAAGAAGTAGTGAATTATTTTCATTAATTCATTGTGATATTTGGGGCGGTTACCGTACCAAGAGTTTGTCTGGGCACATTATTTTCTCACCATTGTTGATTGTAGCAGGAGCGTGTGGGTTCATCTAATGAAAGATAGGAGAGAAGTAGGTGACTTAATGAGAAATTTCTGTAAAATGACACTGACACAATTTGGGCGACAAGTGAAAATAATTCAAAGCGACAATGGGACGGAGTTTTTGGCAGGAGGAATGAAAAAGTATTGTAATGACAATGGAATACTCATCCAAACTAGTAATACTGATACTCCACAGCAGAATGGACGAGTAGAACGGAAACATCGACACATTCTTGAAAAAGCCCGTGCTTTACGTTTTCAATCCGGACTGCCTTTGTCTTTTTGGGGGGAGTGTGTTCTTACTGCTGCGTACTTGATAAATCGCACTCCCACTCGCATTCTTAATGGACGAACTCCTTATGAAATATTGTATGGTTCGAAGCCGTGCCTTGCTGATTTACGGGTATTCGGTTGCCTTTGTTATGCGCATAACAAAGAGAAACCGAAAGACAAGTTTGGTGAAAGGGGTACGAGATGTGTTTTCATTGGCTATCCACAAGGAAAGAAAGGATGGAGATTATACGACATTAAGCAGAGAAAGTTTCTGGTTTCTCGAGACATACAATTCTATGAAAATATTTTTCCGTTTGCGGATAGCAGTGAGACTGTCGGATTACCACCCGAGATAGATAAAACCTTCTTTCATCAGACCGGGATTCCTTATGCCCATAATTTTGAAGAGCACGTACCCACTAACACTGATAAGAAGATGAGTACAGGGGACAGTGGCGTGCCTCCTGGTACTGTTGAAACTGTTGAGAAACAGAGCAGAGCAGAATCGGTGGTGGAGGAAGAAATACGAGAGGAACCGGTGGTTGTAGTAGAGACAAGTCAAGATCAGGGGGTAGCCCGTGATGACATAATAATGGCTGACAATGAGTTACGTGAAGGAAGGGGTGCTCGACAGAAATTCGAACCCGCTTGGAAGAAAGATTACTATTGTAAATCGTCACGAATAATAAACCCCGCAACCAATGCTCTTTCGGTTCCATCTACAGCGTCTAAGAAAGGTACTCACTATCCTCTAGTTAATTATATTACTACTAGTTGTTTTTCGAATGCTCACAGGTCATATATGGCAAGCATTGATAATGCCAAAGAACCCTCAAATTATTTTGAGGCAGCTAAGAATGCCGATAGGAGAAAAGCCATGAGACAAGAAATTGGCGCTGAGGCGAAATAAAACATGGGAAATTGTTAGTCTGCTTGGAAGGGAAACGACCAATCGGTTGCAAGTGGATATACAAGATTAAACACAAAGCCGATGGTACAATAGAACGGTACAAAGCCCGATTGGTAGCGCAAGGTTTTACGCAAGTAGAAGGAGTCGATTatcatgaaaccttcgcccccgttgCCAAAATGACTAGTGTGAGGTGTTTATTAGCTGTAGCCGTTGCAAAGAATTGGATTATTGAACAATTAGATGTCAATAATGCATTTTTACATGGTGAACTCAATGAAGAAGTTTACATGAGGTTACCACAAGGCATTGTTGTCCCAAAGAAGAATCAAGTTTGCAAGCTATTAAAATCCTTGTATGGCCTTAAGCAGGCGTCACAGAACTGGTTTGTAAAGCTGACTTGCTCACTCGAGGGATACGGTTTTACTCAGTCTATGGCAGATTACTCTCTTTTTACTTATAATAAAGGCAATGTTTTTATTGGCATTCTAGtttacgtcgatgacatgattgttgtGAGCAATGACATGGCTGCGTGCACCACCCGACTCAAAGCTTTTCTGAATGGGCAGTTTGGCATTAAAGACTTGGGCCGATTAAAATATTTTTTGGGTATTGAGGTAGCCACAGGACCGAAGGGACTGTTTCTTAGTCAGCGGAAATATGCTACGGAAATTGTCAAAGAAGCAAAAATGGAAGGAGCGAAACCCATTGACACGCCTATTCCACAACACCATCGCCTAGCTTTGGCCGAGGGGTATCTTCTTAAAGACCCTATGCAGTATCGAAGGTTAGTAGGCCGTCTTGTGTACTTAACGATCACAAGGCCAGATTTAGTGTATGTAGTGCACATTCTTTCCCAGTTTGTTCATGCTCCACGAAAAGAACATTGGGATCTTTGTTATTCGCGCTATTCGATATATTAAAGGCGACATTGGTAAAGGCATCTTTATGAAACGAGATGCGGAATTGGAAGTACGAGGATATTCCGACTCGGATTATGGTTCTTGTCTGTCGTGACGGTGCTGCAGAGttatttattttgtgtcattagGCGGCACACCTATTTCATGGAAAGCTAAGAAGCAGCCTACAGTGTCCATATCATCAGCCGAGGCGGAATATCGAGCGATGGCAGCATTAACGCGTGAACTACTCTGGCTAAAAAGCTTCCTCGGTTCCCTAGGAATACTTCATGCTCGTCCAATGAAGATGTTTTGTGATAATCAGGCGGCATTACACATTGCAAAGAATCCCGTTTTTCATGATCGTACCAAGCACATAGAAATCGATTGCCATTTCATCCGTAAGCACCTTTTAGACCGCACCATTTCTGCGTTTCACCTTCGAAGTAAAGAGCAAATTGCAGATTTGTTTACAAAAGCTCTTGGAGGAGAGGCATATCGCTATTTACAGTCCAAGTTGGGAATCGGCATTCCTACCGTTCCCACTTGAGGGGGAGTGTGGAAATATTATCTATATTATCTTTACGTATATGATATAGTTTGTATTATCTTTAGTATTATCATTAGCCTCAATTTCTATCCTAATCTCACAGTATTGTATTTAGGAAAGGATTGATGTAAGGCTTGAACTCTCGCCCTATATATATGCCTCGTTGTATTCCGTTTTGATCATCAAGAAATATACACATAAAATTCTTCCCTTCTCTGTTTATCAAATTACATGAGTTCCCAACAGACATAGTGAACAATAAGTTCTTGTCGTTAAACACATGCATGTAACCTTCTACAGTTCCACATTCTATCATCTTATATTGTAATATACCATATCAAACCAGGTAGATCAATCGTGGTTTGATATGGTATGGTCTATATTTTCGAGTCATCAACCACACCTTAACAATGACTTTGATGTTGTATGGAGTCGATAGTGGGACTTTGATCAAATCCTTATAAAGAAACGAGTATGAAAGCTTCTTATTAGTAAAAGAGTTATTTTAACGCGAAATACTTATATGTGACTGATGTGAGTACTTTTTACTCATACAACACTATAATTTTCATTAGCATTTTTTCTTGGTATCTTGTACTCTTAAATCTTAATCAGGAGATGTTTCTTTTGTCATGATCGTTTCTTTACGTCTTCTTTATTTTGAAGTCTCAATTATTTTTTCACAACTACTCCGTATATTTGAAGTAAAATAAGTTAATAATCTTTTACACGTTCAATTAATTTTCCTCTTTGCGAAGTACTCCGTAATACCCCCATAAAGCATAAATATCTCATTTCCTTGTCTATACAATCAATTTcatttgttttgttttctttcttGATGTCAAACTCAAGGTCAAACCAATCTTTTTCAGCCTTTTATTGTTTTTTCGCAAAATGATAGACAAGTTACTTTGCTTTTCAGTAGAGAATTCCATTATTTGTTGTTTTTAAATAAGCTTTTCAATAATCAAGAGCAAAATTAAGGGAATCAAGAATAAATGTTTATAATTTTCTACAGATTAGGTAAACCCTCAACAAATATTTTGAATTTGTAGCCTAAAATCTCGGTTGTAAGTTGGTCAAGCACACATATTAATACAACAAATTAAAGTTTGACTCATGAAGTCATGACAAAGTCAACCACACTAGCAATTCAAATTTTTTTACGTGCAAAACATATTTGATGGCTGACAAAGTCAAACACAAAGTCATCTCTTAAATAAGTCATAACGGGTTCGGTTTCTGACTATTGCGAATAAAAAATCTGACTTAAAAGGAAGTTTAGCCATTAAATTGCATTCAATACCTCTTCAGAAATTGTCCCCACCGTCAATAGGAAATACTTCTTAttgacaaaaaacaaaaaaactacTCGGGATTTGAACCGCTTTCAAAATGAGTACTAAAACACGACTAATTGACAAAAAATGTCATGGCATTCAGACTAATCAGTCGTCGTTGCAGCTTACCTAATCGAATTCATTGAACGTGACATAAATTCATGATAATTTAGGCTTCAATGGTTATGAGTTGCTAAGCCGCAAAGGCTAAGGGACGTGGGCAAGCAATGATGATAAATGAGGTAATCAAGCTAATTAATGTAATCATGTGTTAATTAAACTTTAGTCAAATAAAGAAGCTAAACTAATAATTACGTATAAATTTATGATCAACTTGGGATTTGTTTACTTTTTTGTAAACTAATCAACTTGATCGTGCTTTATTCATTTTGGATTCAAACCCGAAAGAAATGAGTGGGTTAGCAAGGCTCTGCCTTTTCGGTTTAATTTCAACTATTATCCCGTCATCTCATCTAACTTTAATTCAGTTCAACTTCATCCAACTCATTTTAACCCATTTCAGCTCAATATAGTTCAGTTTAACTTACGCTAGCCCAAAAAACCAGGGACTAAGAGTATTGCCATCTAAAAATGCAAAATTTTGATTTTCTCATCGTTTTCCCGAATATTACTACTCCGTACATCTCATTGATAATTCGACCTTCCTTTAATTTTCGACCATGTTCTACCCCATATATTGTAAGCATGAGTTCGCCAACAAatttaaattatactccctcctattcttaataACCCTCCCCTTTTATGGAGGGCACGGAAATTAAGGGAGGGGAGTATTATATGATAAAATATTGTAagtggggtaggagattggagagaggaaATGTATTGTGTGAtgaaaataagtattgttgtggggtaaggtatttaaaataagataaagtatgagtattgtggggtattattgtggggtgagatgattaaaataagtataaaagttaatttcaaaaataagtataaaagtttgccaaataaggaaatagggagagtattgtgaatatacgaaaaaggaaatagggagagttatttagaataggagggagtatatttcatgtaatttcattgtttttttttttttttttttttttttttttttttaccatcgAAAATAATAGATGAAAATGATGATCAATTAATTCCTCGGTTTTATGTTAAAAGTAGaaaatcaacccaaaaacaaGATCATTATTATATAATTAAAAAACTGAGGTAGTGACGTAGTGTATAATATGGCACGATTTCCTTATCCATGCAAAATGGGTGCTCTCGATGTCGTATAAAGTTATCAATTTGTCGTTTAATAATCGTTACTAAAACGGTACTCCTTTTGTTGAATGGTTCCTGATAAAACAACTACGTGATTTTAACGAGTGAGTGATCACACATGCCATTCAAGTGTTTAATAAACAAGTTACCTATATATGATCTTCtagtttgatttttgttaaaGTTGTGGTTTTATTCATAGACTTAAATCTGGATTGACAATTTTACACGTTTGTTGAACATTATGAATAACTTTTTAAATGAGTGAAATGACAAATGGAGAAAAATATTCCTAAAATAAAAAGGGAAATAAATGACCGAGATACgcataatatgtaaacaaatgaccagaACTAAAGAAGGTGAAATAATATTAtgctttagattagattaggttAAATTGTACTACTTCCCTATATATTGTAATATGATCATGAATACCAATTATGCAATTCTAATCAACTTAAAACTTTTATTGCGGGGGAGGCATGATTTTTTCTTTAATAAATTATCTTTCATCTtaaaaatatttttatatttCGGAACTTTTCCCCTAAAATAATGTTGTATAAAGTAAAATAAAATTGAGAAATAATAGGCCTCTACTATAGACTTTTCCTAACAAATATTATACTTGAAATAATGATTGAGGCCTATCAATTCATGTAAGCAACCAATTTTTGTATCAAATGCTAATTAAGATTTATAATTGTCGAATTTTCAAGAGCTTT
The Silene latifolia isolate original U9 population chromosome 11, ASM4854445v1, whole genome shotgun sequence genome window above contains:
- the LOC141614660 gene encoding uncharacterized protein LOC141614660 — protein: MAVKHSHVQGGGRGNPSPTRISEPTRPPPPQCTYCDRYFHTEEFCYQKHGYPSRGRGRGRGRGRGGRGAGRTGRGSNTQAANAATVETETANQPTQGLTADELLRVRTLLGSKSDGNQASSSGIHNTTPGEWILDSGASHHMTGRSDLLENRWKSSPSRVGLPDGNHIFASEHGRVTLSDKFVLKDVLYVPRPIYDDAVGSGEHRNGVYYLKTESENSIATTRLDEDARRSVWVHLMKDRREVGDLMRNFCKMTLTQFGRQVKIIQSDNGTEFLAGGMKKYCNDNGILIQTSNTDTPQQNGRVERKHRHILEKARALRFQSGLPLSFWGECVLTAAYLINRTPTRILNGRTPYEILYGSKPCLADLRVFGCLCYAHNKEKPKDKFGERGTRCVFIGYPQGKKGWRLYDIKQRKFLVSRDIQFYENIFPFADSSETVGLPPEIDKTFFHQTGIPYAHNFEEHVPTNTDKKMSTGDSGVPPGTVETVEKQSRAESVVEEEIREEPVVVVETSQDQGVARDDIIMADNELREGRGARQKFEPAWKKDYYCKSSRIINPATNALSVPSTASKKGTHYPLVNYITTSCFSNAHRSYMASIDNAKEPSNYFEAAKNADRRKAMRQEIGAEAK